A window of Streptomyces sp. Je 1-332 genomic DNA:
GCCCTTCGAGTACAAGGGCATCCAGGAACTCCTCCTGAGGGGCCTCGGCAACACCCTCAAGGCCTTCGCCATCTCCGCGGTGCTCGCGCTCGCGCTCGGCGGGCTGCTCGCCATGGGGCGGCTGTCCGAGCACCGGCCCGTGCGCTGGCTGGCCACGCTCCTCGTGGAGTTCTTCCGCGCGATGCCGGTCCTGGTGATGATCTTCTTCGTCTTCGTGGCGCTGAAGGTCCAGGCGCTGCCCGCCCTGGTCACCGGGCTCACGCTCTACAACGGCTCGGTGCTCGCCGAGGTCTTCCGTTCGGGCGTCAACTCCGTGGACCGCGGGCAGCGGGAGTCGGCGTACGCGCTCGGCATGCGCAAGACGCAGGTCATGAGTTACGTCCTGGTGCCGCAGGCCCTGCGCGCCATGCTGCCCGCCATCATCAGCCAGTTGGTGGTGGCCCTGAAGGACACCTCGCTCGGCTTCTTGATCACCTATGAGGAGTTCCTCCACGCCGGGAAGCTGATCGCGTCGAACCTCGACTACGATCTACCTTTCATCCCCGTGGTTCTGGTGATCTCGCCGATCTACAT
This region includes:
- a CDS encoding amino acid ABC transporter permease; translated protein: MKALSHDSTALYDVPGPKTERRHKLYGLLSTVVLLALFGWILYLLFDTDQFTETKWMPFEYKGIQELLLRGLGNTLKAFAISAVLALALGGLLAMGRLSEHRPVRWLATLLVEFFRAMPVLVMIFFVFVALKVQALPALVTGLTLYNGSVLAEVFRSGVNSVDRGQRESAYALGMRKTQVMSYVLVPQALRAMLPAIISQLVVALKDTSLGFLITYEEFLHAGKLIASNLDYDLPFIPVVLVISPIYIGMCMLLSWFAQWVSKRQRRNPKTEAAEVAPAEPGTLLPGPQ